The DNA segment TCTCAAAATTATCTAGCTGCATGAGATGGTTTCCCACTAATCTGTTTATCGGATTCGGGGCCAGCACCTTCGCAGGAGCCAACCTTCGCGGAAAACCTCTAGAGAAATTAAGAAGAAAAACTCTATGTTGTCTTGAAACGTCTGTCAACGAAGTCATGTGAAAAATCCGCTGAATATTTGCTGAAGATATTGAAATAATCAAAACCGCAAGAAATATCGACGGGTCGACCCTCGAAGCCTGGTCTCCGTCTTCTGATCCGCAGGTTGGTGGTTTCCGTtttatgcagctgtatttttgagttgttggagtcaccagccgacccccgcatcatctttcttccccgcaattttttattcctggtgtggctatttacacgccacaccattTGTTGGTCCTTTCGAACCTGGATATTccagcttatttatttttcaaatattttacttatttaaaatattttacgttTCAAATAACGTGACGTTCATACACCGCCGGCCATATTTTTCtgcaatttgtttattttcgcaCTAATTTTTTCATAGTATTTTGCAGTTTTGTCATCATGGCAAATACGAAattaaattcgaaattaaaattattgctttCCAAAAAAGAATCAATATTCGAAAGAATAAACACTTTATTCAATGCCTCGAAGAATATTTCCAATTTTGATTCAAGATTGAATCAGAAGTTTTTAGAGGAATCAGAAAGCATTTCTGAATTACATGAAAACTTTGAACACATACTGGATGAAATAAACGAAATTCAACTTGAAATTAACCCCAATTTTACTGTAACTTATAGTTCGCTCAGCGCGTTTGAAGATTTATATTCAAGCGTTAAATACGCGCGCAATAAGTTGTTATTGAAATCGCCTTCTAGTAATACGCAAAATGGTTGCTTTCAAATTAAACTGCCACCAATCGAACTGCCTTCGTTCGACGGTAAGGCTGAAAATTGGCCTATTTTCTATGAAATCTTCCGCACTAACGTACATTCTAATAAACAGCTGACGGATTCACAACGTGTGCAATATTTGATGAGTAAATTGACACACAGCGCCCTAAAAATGACCGCAGGTATCGTTCCTACCGGCGATACTTATAATATCTTGTGGGATAGTCTCGTCAAAAAGTACCAAGATAAGCGTAGTCTAGGTGTTCACTACGTCAATAACATCCTGGACATTAAAACATGTGTAGGTACCGCTGCGAGTCTTAATCCATTTGTTGAGAAGTTATCTTCATCTATTGCAGCTCTCAaacaattagatattgaaaacttagcagattttattattttgcaatgtaGTTTGATTAAAATTGATTCTCAAACGCTTCAGAGTTTCGAGATTTCTGTAGGTGATAAAGAAATACCTACGTGTGATCAGTTCATATCTTTTATTCAAGACCGCGTTAAAATATTAGAGAGAACTCGCAATAATAGTAGTTCCAACACTGCTGCTGCTTCTGAGccccgtaaaaataattattataataataatcggGACGCGCCGCAAAATAATAACACTTATAAATCTTTCGTTTCTAGTAACGATCCGCACCCGCGAACTCAAACGACCAGTCAGTGTATTCTATGCAAAGCTGACCATAGGTTGTATTCTTGTTCTCAATTTCGAGACAATTTTAACCCGCAGAAACGCTTCGAATTTATAAAATCTAAGGGCGGTTGCGTTAACTGTCTTAGTGTTTCTCATACTGCAAGTAAATGCAATTCACAACACACTTGCAATAACTGTGGCAAGCGACATCATTCGCTACTTCATTTTGACGTGCCCGCACCGCGAAAATATTCGCCCGCTACCTCTGCCGCGTCACAAACAATGCCGGCCGTAAACACCGCGCCACAGTGCACAGAGAAGTGCAGTAGTACTACTCCAACTCAACGAAATATGAATGATGCTTCTATTACTCTCACTTCGGAGGTGAGACCGAGTTCTACCATATTATTATCCACCGCTCAAGTATTTGCATCGCACCgcgctaataaaaataaacaggtTGTACGCTGTTTGATAGACAATGGTTCACAAAATCATTTGATAACTTTAgattgttgtaataaattgAACTTGCCCGTTAATAAATTGCATGATTCTTACCTGCAAGGCGTTGGCAAGTCTTCGAGACCTGTTCATGGTTTTACTTATTTTGATATCGAATCTCGTACTGATCcgaataataaatatcatattTACGCTCTTGTGATCGACTGCATCACAGATCGTCTTCCCGCGAATTATGTTGATATAACAGAGGATATGACTTACCTCAATAACTTACCGCTTGCTGAATTATCCTGGAACATTCCTAGTGAAATTGATGTAGTATTGGGTGTTCAATTATTCCCTTATATTTATTTGGGGAATAAGGTGGAATCAGGTTCACGCGCGCCTACTGCTATACTTACTAGTTTTGGCTATGTGCTTATGGGTGACGTACCGGCTCGCTCTAGTCAATTGCCGACGCACTCAACTGCATTTTTTACCGCACTTCCGCACACTGAAATAGAATCAAGTTTACATAAATTCTTTGAATTAGAAGAGGTTCCTTCTAAAAGCTTTCTTAGCCCAGATGAGGCAGAatgcgaaaatatttttacctccTCGGTGATTTACCAGGATAAACACTTTAGTGTCGACTTACCGTTCTGCAAAGACCCATCTGTATTGGGAGATTCCCGTTCCGTAGCTTATAGACGTTTTCAAATGCTTGAACGAAAGTTTGACAAAGTGGATGGCTTACGtcaaaactataataaaaccataaatgaatATATTCAACAAGGTTATTTATCTGAAGCCCCCGAGGCAGACTCAGATGAGGGTTACTACATTCCGCACCACGCTGTATTTAAAGCTGGAAAGGACAGCGCTCGCGCCGTGTTGGACGCCAGCTGTAAAACTCAATCTGGTTTGTCACTTAACGATATTCTTTACGTTGGGCCGAACTTACAGTCTGACCTATTCTTACTGCTAATAGACTTCAGAATATTTCCTGTTGCAGTCACTGCTGATGTAAAACAAATGTTTCTTCGCGTAAGTGTGAATGAACACCATcgcaaatatttgaaaattctcTTCCGTTTCGATCCTCAAGAACCTATACGCACTTATCAATTTAGTAGTCTACCCTTTGGACTCAAACCAAGTCCTTATATAGCTATGCGCACGATACGCAAGTTAGCGCACGACCATAGCGACCGCTTCCCTGATGCTGCTAAAGTAGTAAATACTCAATTTTTCATGGACGACTTTGTCTATTCGTTACCCGATGTACCGACCGCAACTAATTTATCCCGCGATTTAATTGATTTGTTCAAGTTAGGGTCCTTTGATCTTATCAAATGGACAAGTAATTCTCCCGCACTGCTTGAGGCTCTTCCAGACTCACACCGCTCACCTGTCAGTTTCTCTGATAcaggtaataataattttaaaatactggGATTGTCCTGGGAACCTGCTGATGATAATTTTTCCTTCACTACTGTCGCAGTCGACAGTAAATGTACAAAACGCAGTATTCTTTCTCTGGTTGCTCGCTTATTTGACGTTCTCGGCCTAGTTGCTCCCGTCGTCCTGTTTGCCAAGATTTTGGTTAAGGAACTTTGGTTAAGCAAGATAGACTGGGATGAAGTGCCTCCGGAATCCATTCAAAATCGTTTTGCTGCTTTTCTATTAGATTTGCCCGCTCTTTCGACCATGAGTATTCCGCGTCATATAGGTGTTAACATGGATTGCGCAGTAAACATTGTTGCTTTCTGCGATGCTAGTCTCAATGGCTATGGTTcctgtatttatttacacataacTGACCCTGCAGGTAATATTGTTGTCAGGCTTCTATGTGCTAAATCTAAAGTCTCACCAAGTAAAATCCAAACGCTAGCACGCTTGGAACTCGTCGCTGCTTTACTTCTTTCAAAACTTGTGCGAGTAGTTCGAGAGAGAATATCCGAGCGCATTCCAATTGTAGGAATATATGCTTTTTCTGACTCCACGATAGCACTTTCTTGGATACATTCGTCTCCTCATAGATGGTCTATTTTCGTTAGTAACA comes from the Ostrinia nubilalis chromosome 17, ilOstNubi1.1, whole genome shotgun sequence genome and includes:
- the LOC135080227 gene encoding uncharacterized protein LOC135080227 → MPAVNTAPQCTEKCSSTTPTQRNMNDASITLTSEVRPSSTILLSTAQVFASHRANKNKQVVRCLIDNGSQNHLITLDCCNKLNLPVNKLHDSYLQGVGKSSRPVHGFTYFDIESRTDPNNKYHIYALVIDCITDRLPANYVDITEDMTYLNNLPLAELSWNIPSEIDVVLGVQLFPYIYLGNKVESGSRAPTAILTSFGYVLMGDVPARSSQLPTHSTAFFTALPHTEIESSLHKFFELEEVPSKSFLSPDEAECENIFTSSVIYQDKHFSVDLPFCKDPSVLGDSRSVAYRRFQMLERKFDKVDGLRQNYNKTINEYIQQGYLSEAPEADSDEGYYIPHHAVFKAGKDSARAVLDASCKTQSGLSLNDILYVGPNLQSDLFLLLIDFRIFPVAVTADVKQMFLRVSVNEHHRKYLKILFRFDPQEPIRTYQFSSLPFGLKPSPYIAMRTIRKLAHDHSDRFPDAAKVVNTQFFMDDFVYSLPDVPTATNLSRDLIDLFKLGSFDLIKWTSNSPALLEALPDSHRSPVSFSDTGNNNFKILGLSWEPADDNFSFTTVAVDSKCTKRSILSLVARLFDVLGLVAPVVLFAKILVKELWLSKIDWDEVPPESIQNRFAAFLLDLPALSTMSIPRHIGVNMDCAVNIVAFCDASLNGYGSCIYLHITDPAGNIVVRLLCAKSKVSPSKIQTLARLELVAALLLSKLVRVVRERISERIPIVGIYAFSDSTIALSWIHSSPHRWSIFVSNRVAKIQENLPPPCFHHVSGKENPSDCMSRGMLPSQLISHSLWWDGPVWLQRPVNEWPIDIFTPLESETLPEFKDKSNTLIVAAPSEPSLIDEISNHVNSWNKLLNTFYYILKFTKRLPSNELVANRNASEIFILKSIQSVHFNKEIELLKAVLMNFKAGSMVGPMSNFLIFRFFGGSNSQNYLAA